In Psychrobacter sp. P11G3, a single genomic region encodes these proteins:
- a CDS encoding cysteine desulfurase family protein — translation MKNIYLDYNSHTPCDTLVVEAMNELWTQPGNPHSVNHAFGWSKEQVIKDALESFSEIYDCFEDELIFTSGATEANNLAITAGIKIAKGLKPNANTILTSYLEHKSVLAPLELISKKLNLNLVYIDLNDNGKINLENLEHHLYHNDVLWVSCAMTNGVIGTNQPISTISEICNQNNVFLHVDASQAGYLPISCLDLDVDFLTLSAHKIYGPSGIGLLYSKHLQNPDFEPMIVGGGQQDGLRAGTLATPLIIGFQKAAEIMCENKEVEAESLKQLRQILLENLSKKLDVEVIGDAESRHPGNLYLAISGVDSVQLLNNLQPHLAFSLSSACDGLNREYPPLLKAIGINKEKAETTLRICVGRMTTEAEVTQAANMIVSTAHKVNKMT, via the coding sequence ATGAAAAACATATACTTAGATTACAACTCACATACTCCATGCGATACTTTAGTCGTTGAAGCAATGAATGAATTATGGACTCAGCCTGGTAATCCCCACTCAGTTAACCATGCTTTTGGATGGTCTAAAGAACAAGTTATTAAAGATGCTTTGGAGAGTTTTTCAGAAATTTATGATTGTTTTGAGGATGAGCTTATATTTACGTCGGGTGCAACTGAAGCTAATAACTTAGCAATTACCGCAGGTATCAAGATTGCTAAAGGTCTAAAGCCGAATGCTAACACTATTTTAACCAGTTATTTAGAACATAAGTCTGTATTAGCTCCCCTAGAGCTTATCTCTAAAAAACTGAATTTAAACCTGGTATATATAGACTTAAATGATAACGGTAAAATTAACCTCGAAAATCTTGAGCATCACTTATATCACAATGATGTACTCTGGGTATCTTGCGCCATGACAAATGGAGTTATCGGTACAAACCAACCTATTAGCACTATCTCTGAGATATGCAACCAGAACAATGTCTTTCTTCACGTAGATGCCTCACAAGCAGGCTACTTACCTATCAGCTGCTTGGATCTAGATGTGGATTTCCTGACTTTATCTGCTCACAAAATATATGGCCCTTCGGGAATTGGTCTACTTTACTCCAAACACTTACAAAACCCTGACTTTGAGCCTATGATTGTGGGTGGCGGACAGCAAGATGGACTACGAGCTGGAACTCTCGCTACTCCTTTAATAATCGGCTTTCAAAAAGCGGCTGAGATAATGTGCGAGAATAAAGAGGTAGAAGCTGAATCGCTCAAGCAGCTACGCCAAATACTCCTCGAAAACTTAAGCAAAAAACTTGATGTTGAAGTTATTGGAGATGCTGAGAGCCGCCATCCAGGAAACTTATATCTTGCAATATCAGGTGTAGATAGTGTTCAGTTATTGAACAACCTACAACCCCATCTTGCCTTTTCTCTTAGCTCAGCTTGTGATGGGTTGAATCGGGAATACCCTCCACTTTTAAAAGCAATAGGTATAAATAAAGAAAAAGCTGAAACGACATTACGAATTTGTGTGGGTCGTATGACTACTGAAGCAGAAGTTACACAAGCAGCAAATATGATTGTTAGTACTGCGCATAAAGTAAATAAAATGACTTGA